In Synergistaceae bacterium, a single genomic region encodes these proteins:
- the fliM gene encoding flagellar motor switch protein FliM yields MPDVLSQDAIDALLKNISSGADINAIAEKAEEYAKLKVYDFKRPDKFSKDQLRAIQMIHESFARQMTTVLSTLIRSMVSAEIASVEQLAYEEFVNYMVQPTVIGMIEMHPFEGSMLIEINPALVFTIIDRMLGGRGTFSGNIRELTDIEKTVIERVIMRILELLEDSWSTVVDVRFRFESMESNPFFVQICSPSDMVLVVIMKLKVADVEGMVSLCFPYFLIEPIMDRLSSQQWYASTSHKADDEMKDWLNYSVRQIRMPMAMELGHTVLSLSDVYALQVGDVIKLDELKDSNIDVRVGNQIRFKAKPGTLRGHMAVELTQVLTDDMPEITAEAK; encoded by the coding sequence ATGCCGGACGTATTATCACAAGACGCTATTGACGCGCTGTTAAAGAATATCTCAAGCGGTGCAGACATTAACGCAATCGCAGAGAAAGCAGAAGAATACGCAAAATTAAAAGTTTATGACTTCAAGCGGCCCGACAAATTCAGCAAGGATCAATTAAGGGCTATCCAAATGATTCACGAGTCATTTGCACGACAGATGACTACGGTATTATCGACTCTAATTCGTTCTATGGTAAGCGCGGAAATTGCTTCAGTTGAGCAGCTCGCCTACGAAGAATTTGTTAATTACATGGTACAGCCTACAGTTATAGGCATGATCGAAATGCACCCGTTCGAGGGCAGTATGTTAATAGAAATAAATCCCGCGTTAGTCTTCACGATTATTGACAGAATGCTGGGCGGACGTGGCACTTTTTCCGGAAATATCCGAGAACTTACGGACATAGAGAAAACTGTTATTGAGCGCGTTATTATGCGAATCCTTGAATTACTTGAGGACAGCTGGAGCACCGTTGTTGACGTGAGATTCAGATTTGAGAGCATGGAAAGCAACCCGTTTTTTGTGCAGATCTGCTCGCCTAGTGATATGGTCTTAGTCGTAATCATGAAATTAAAAGTTGCTGACGTTGAAGGAATGGTCAGCCTTTGTTTCCCTTATTTCCTGATTGAGCCTATCATGGACAGATTGTCATCGCAGCAATGGTACGCATCAACGAGTCATAAAGCAGACGACGAAATGAAAGACTGGCTTAATTATTCAGTGCGTCAAATTCGTATGCCAATGGCTATGGAACTCGGACACACTGTTTTGTCATTAAGTGATGTTTACGCGCTTCAAGTCGGAGATGTAATTAAACTCGATGAACTGAAAGATTCAAATATTGACGTAAGAGTCGGCAATCAGATAAGATTCAAGGCCAAACCCGGAACTTTGCGCGGACACATGGCCGTTGAGCTGACTCAGGTTTTAACGGACGACATGCCCGAAATCACGGCTGAAGCTAAATGA
- a CDS encoding flagellar basal body-associated FliL family protein, with protein MKRIIIFVVVGLVMFGAGFGGGLLLGRTMAPKDDNNGIGAGRVIQNPGPIVSIGEFTSNLAGAGRHVISFALSLELVDKDGASAMIQSPGWLMRIRNEIFMLIKDRVYDDLTSAEGTLQFAGDIKRSLNRMLPDVGGEAPIVNVLFESIVLQ; from the coding sequence ATGAAACGTATAATAATTTTCGTAGTAGTCGGACTCGTAATGTTCGGGGCAGGTTTCGGAGGCGGCTTGCTCTTAGGCCGTACAATGGCACCCAAAGACGACAATAACGGAATCGGCGCAGGAAGAGTAATTCAGAATCCCGGGCCGATCGTCTCAATCGGTGAATTTACAAGCAATCTTGCAGGGGCTGGCCGTCATGTAATAAGTTTCGCGCTGTCTCTTGAACTCGTTGACAAGGACGGAGCTTCAGCAATGATTCAGAGTCCCGGCTGGCTCATGAGAATCAGAAATGAAATTTTTATGCTCATTAAGGACAGAGTCTATGATGATTTGACGAGCGCAGAAGGTACACTGCAATTTGCAGGCGATATTAAACGCTCATTAAATCGAATGCTCCCTGATGTGGGCGGCGAGGCTCCTATAGTCAACGTTTTATTTGAGAGCATAGTACTTCAGTGA
- a CDS encoding type II toxin-antitoxin system HicB family antitoxin, whose protein sequence is MMKFTACYTKLEDCYMGQLLEWPNVITDGKTLEECREMLMDAAHEMAIAYHEDGEEIPQPTILVESLSIPLEPYIANALE, encoded by the coding sequence TATACGAAATTAGAAGATTGCTACATGGGTCAGCTTTTAGAATGGCCGAACGTAATTACAGACGGCAAAACTTTGGAAGAATGCCGGGAAATGCTGATGGATGCAGCTCACGAAATGGCTATTGCTTATCATGAAGACGGGGAAGAGATTCCTCAGCCAACTATTTTAGTTGAATCTTTATCGATCCCGCTTGAGCCGTATATAGCAAATGCACTTGAATAA